A genomic region of Silurus meridionalis isolate SWU-2019-XX chromosome 7, ASM1480568v1, whole genome shotgun sequence contains the following coding sequences:
- the mrtfab gene encoding myocardin related transcription factor Ab isoform X3 — protein sequence MPPLKSPAAFHEQRKSLERARTEDYLKRKIRSRPERSELVRMHILEETSVEPSLQAKQLKLKRARLADDLNDKISHRPGPIELIHKNILPVPALLDSGSPKGENSSMDEDSSDGLSPEQPGSQDSPLGSVPQHSPSDMLNRNPSPTPFLTQPAPSLLNAPESSSPKNLTNGTSIVACARPPTASAKSQSKSSADRSIQRTKKPKENKPKVKKLKYHQYIPPDQKNDREPPPQLDSSYAKILHQQQLFLQLQIISQQQQHYNYHTILPAPPKLPSEQQQQQQHTANSGPSPSRSVSTSVATSTQNGANRSNQPVAVGAKPGVLPANLDEFKVAELKQELKLRGLTVSGTKNDLIERLKNYQEQNGGGAVATVGSGPVKTIQVPPQEVAQPSTSVPGTHQYKDTTGKVAAYQVAVSSGIQSVALPQITRFNSTSSSPPVSPTPSERSVAGMSADETSCNGDVFGEMVSSPLTQLSLHQSSEHPSPIKEEPLGQSTCCMFQPNAVTSSDSPPQEPPIAAALAPSALLLDKDQMLQEKDKQIQQLTRMLRQKQQLVETLRSQLEQGKRGSTVEGMDITVKAEGVALANREGVKIKEEAKEDMEISAEPQAQPQRKIQTQCSQQTLLKLQQIHRLQQQQQIQPEQSKQQQPPALQQQKLQQLIIQQSKQKQLQANQKKQQRPQKLQQQKQQQSQTQQVSQVIVNQQTGTQVTTSFPLDLLKAHPAPTLVTDGNGNHYLIALTNNSVDNRNSESPQSKPNGRITLQRMQSSPVKLPSESDKEVVHPVNKSRQSPQTASVKQSTSKVQKAGLHLQTPFVQESSQSVTAPPSLHPFFHSEEPHPLIEPSSPHSLKGEVCPSFDRHTLFTPPSPKPESHNLHHVKENGSNNHHIDDLFDILIKSGEISAGFKANPDPSLSELHSNPPSPPESPLHLSPPTPPADPTPTDQPSDTQHRSYSGSGRLEDFLESTTGSPLLGVEPGGPMALIDDLYNQMLSTSSILDHPHSPMDTSELRFSPHPTSLDFEDPMHDGMDWLDLSMGGGSSTGGTILVPLSSHTPPSVFSADFLDSSDLQLHWDSCL from the exons ATGCCGC CACTAAAGAGTCCTGCTGCTTTTCATGAGCAGAGAAAAAGCCTCGAGAGAGCACGG aCTGAGGACTATTTAAAGAGAAAGATCAGGAGCAGGCCAGAGAGGTCAGAACTGGTGAGGATGCACATACTAGAGG AGACATCAGTGGAGCCCTCTCTGCAGGCCAAACAACTGAAACTAAAGAGAGCTCGCCTCGCGGATGACCTCAATGACAAAATCTCTCATCGGCCAGGCCCTATTGAGCTCATCCACAAGAACATCCTGCCAGTGCCTGCACTCTTAG atTCAGGTTCTCCAAAGGGTGAAAATTCCTCAATGGATGAGGACAGCAGTGATGGCCTATCTCCTGAACAGCCAGGCAGTCAGGACTCTCCACTTGGCTCTGTTCCTCAGCACTCCCCCTCTGATATGTTGAACAGAAATCCCTCACCCACACCG TTCCTCACTCAGCCTGCACCGTCACTGCTTAATGCACCCGAGTCCTCTTCTCCAAAAAACTTGACCAATGGAACTTCAATTGTTGCATGTGCTCGTCCTCCTACAGCATCTGCCAAA TCCCAGTCAAAGTCTAGTGCTGATCGTTCTATTCAGCGGACTAAGAAGCCTAAAGAGAACAAACCTAAGGTGAAGAAGCTCAAATATCACCAGTACATTCCTCCTGATCAGAAGAATGACCGTGAGCCCCCACCCCAGCTGGATTCATCTTATGCCAAGATCCTCCACCAACAGCAACTCTTCCTCCAACTCCAGATCATCAGCCAGCAGCAACAGCACTACAACTATCACACCATTTTACCTGCTCCACCAAA ACTTCCTTctgaacagcagcagcagcagcaacacacAGCCAATTCTGGCCCTTCCCCATCTAGATCAGTTTCCACATCTGTTGCCACATCCACTCAAAATGGAGCTAATCGTTCAAACCAGCCTGTGGCAGTAGGGGCCAAGCCAGGAGTATTGCCTGCAAACTTGGATGAATTTAAA gttgCAGAGCTTAAACAGGAGCTGAAACTTAGGGGTTTGACTGTATCTGGCACTAAGAACGACCTCATAGAGAGACTGAAGAACTACCAGGAACAGAATGGTGGTGGAGCAGTAGCAACAGTAGGCTCTGGACCTGTGAAAACAATTCAAGTTCCACCTCAGGAAGTAGCTCAGCCCTCCACCTCTGTCCCTGGTACACACCAATATAAAGACACCACTGGGAAGGTGGCAGCCTATCAAGTGGCAGTGAGCAGTGGCATCCAATCTGTAGCCCTGCCCCAAATCACACGCTTCAACAGTACGAGCTCTTCCCCTCCTGTGTCTCCTACACCATCTGAACGCTCAGTGGCTGGAATGAGTGCTGATGAGACCAGCTGTAATGGGGATGTGTTTGGAGAAAtg GTCAGCTCACCGCTCACTCAGCTAAGTCTGCACCAATCCTCAGAGCATCCATCCCCTATTAAAGAGGAGCCTCTTGGGCAGTCAACATGCTGTATGTTCCAACCCAATGCTGTCACTTCTTCAGATTCTCCGCCTCAGGAGCCTCCAATAGCAGCCGCACTGGCACCGTCAGCACTACTGCTGGACAAAGACCAGATGCTGCAAGAGAAGGATAAGCAAATTCAGCAGCTTACACGCATGCTAAGGCAGAAACAGCAGCTTGTGGAGACGCTGCGCTCACAGCTTGAACAGGGCAAACGTGGATCAACCGTTGAGGGAATGGACATAACAGTTAAGGCAGAAGGAGTAGCCCTGGCCAACAGAGAGGGTGTGAAGATTAAAGAGGAAGCAAAGGAGGACATGGAGATCTCTGCAGAGCCACAGGCACAACCACAGAGAAAGATACAAACACAATGTTCTCAGCAGACACTGCTCAAACTGCAGCAGATCCATCGGctgcagcaacagcagcaaatACAGCCAGAGCAGTCGAAACAGCAGCAGCCACCGGCACTCCAACAACAGAAGCTGCAGCAGCTCATTATTCAGCAGAGCAAGCAAAAACAGCTACAGGCCAATCAAAAGAAGCAGCAGAGGCCTCAAAAACTGCAGCAGCAGAAACAACAGCAGTCACAGACACAACAG gTATCCCAAGTGATTGTCAACCAACAAACTGGCACTCAAGTAACCACATCGTTCCCACTGGATCTTCTTAAAGCTCATCCAGCACCCACTCTTGTCACTGATGGCAATGGCAATCATTACCTCATTGCACTTACCAATAACAGTGTGGATAACCGGAACAGTGAATCTCCACAAAGTAAACCCAATGGACGCATCACCCTACAG agaatgcAATCATCCCCTGTCAAGCTCCCCAGCGAATCAGATAAAGAGGTTGTTCATCCTGTAAACAAATCCCGACAGTCCCCACAAACTGCTTCTGTCAAACAGTCCACTTCAAAA GTACAAAAGGCAGGACTACACTTACAAACTCCATTTGTTCAGGAGTCAAGTCAGTCAGTGACAGCCCCACCCAGTCTTCATCCTTTTTTCCACAGTGAAGAGCCCCACCCTCTCATCGAGCCTAGCTCCCCTCATTCACTCAAG GGAGAAGTGTGTCCAAGCTTTGACCGACACACTTTATTTACTCCTCCATCTCCAAAACCGGAATCCCATAACCTTCATCATGTCAAA GAGAATGGTTCCAACAATCACCATATAGACGATTTGTTTGACATTCTCATTAAAAGTGGAG AAATCTCAGCAGGATTCAAGGCCAATCCAGACCCTTCTCTCTCAGAGCTGCACTCCAACCCCCCCTCTCCTCCAGAATCCCCACTTCATCTATCCCCACCCACTCCTCCAGCTGACCCCACCCCTACTGATCAGCCTTCTGACACACAGCATCGGTCCTACTCAGGCAGCGGGCGTCTGGAGGACTTCCTGGAGAGCACCACGGGATCACCACTGCTTGGCGTGGAACCTGGTGGTCCAATGGCGCTGATTGACGACCTCTACAACCAAATGCTGAGCACTTCTAGTATTCTTGATCATCCCCATTCCCCAATGGACACCAGTGAGCTGAGATTCTCCCCTCATCCTACCAGCCTGGACTTTGAAGACCCTATGCATGATGGCATGGATTGGCTGGACTTGTCCATGGGAGGAGGGAGCAGCACAGGAGGGACAATCCTAGTTCCTCTGAGTTCACACACTCCTCCCAGTGTTTTCTCAGCAGACTTTTTGGACAGTTCAGACCTGCAGCTCCACTGGGATTCTTGTTTGTAG
- the mrtfab gene encoding myocardin related transcription factor Ab isoform X2, whose amino-acid sequence MMVSASASGTASSPQSEAVTSELQELSLQSVPSLLPLSERKNVLQIKLQQRRTREELVSQGIMPPLKSPAAFHEQRKSLERARTEDYLKRKIRSRPERSELVRMHILEETSVEPSLQAKQLKLKRARLADDLNDKISHRPGPIELIHKNILPVPALLDSGSPKGENSSMDEDSSDGLSPEQPGSQDSPLGSVPQHSPSDMLNRNPSPTPFLTQPAPSLLNAPESSSPKNLTNGTSIVACARPPTASAKSQSKSSADRSIQRTKKPKENKPKVKKLKYHQYIPPDQKNDREPPPQLDSSYAKILHQQQLFLQLQIISQQQQHYNYHTILPAPPKLPSEQQQQQQHTANSGPSPSRSVSTSVATSTQNGANRSNQPVAVGAKPGVLPANLDEFKVAELKQELKLRGLTVSGTKNDLIERLKNYQEQNGGGAVATVGSGPVKTIQVPPQEVAQPSTSVPGTHQYKDTTGKVAAYQVAVSSGIQSVALPQITRFNSTSSSPPVSPTPSERSVAGMSADETSCNGDVFGEMVSSPLTQLSLHQSSEHPSPIKEEPLGQSTCCMFQPNAVTSSDSPPQEPPIAAALAPSALLLDKDQMLQEKDKQIQQLTRMLRQKQQLVETLRSQLEQGKRGSTVEGMDITVKAEGVALANREGVKIKEEAKEDMEISAEPQAQPQRKIQTQCSQQTLLKLQQIHRLQQQQQIQPEQSKQQQPPALQQQKLQQLIIQQSKQKQLQANQKKQQRPQKLQQQKQQQSQTQQVSQVIVNQQTGTQVTTSFPLDLLKAHPAPTLVTDGNGNHYLIALTNNSVDNRNSESPQSKPNGRITLQRMQSSPVKLPSESDKEVVHPVNKSRQSPQTASVKQSTSKVQKAGLHLQTPFVQESSQSVTAPPSLHPFFHSEEPHPLIEPSSPHSLKENGSNNHHIDDLFDILIKSGEISAGFKANPDPSLSELHSNPPSPPESPLHLSPPTPPADPTPTDQPSDTQHRSYSGSGRLEDFLESTTGSPLLGVEPGGPMALIDDLYNQMLSTSSILDHPHSPMDTSELRFSPHPTSLDFEDPMHDGMDWLDLSMGGGSSTGGTILVPLSSHTPPSVFSADFLDSSDLQLHWDSCL is encoded by the exons TCCTCCAAATCAAACTACAGCAGAGGAGGACACGGGAGGAGCTTGTCAGCCAAGGAATCATGCCGC CACTAAAGAGTCCTGCTGCTTTTCATGAGCAGAGAAAAAGCCTCGAGAGAGCACGG aCTGAGGACTATTTAAAGAGAAAGATCAGGAGCAGGCCAGAGAGGTCAGAACTGGTGAGGATGCACATACTAGAGG AGACATCAGTGGAGCCCTCTCTGCAGGCCAAACAACTGAAACTAAAGAGAGCTCGCCTCGCGGATGACCTCAATGACAAAATCTCTCATCGGCCAGGCCCTATTGAGCTCATCCACAAGAACATCCTGCCAGTGCCTGCACTCTTAG atTCAGGTTCTCCAAAGGGTGAAAATTCCTCAATGGATGAGGACAGCAGTGATGGCCTATCTCCTGAACAGCCAGGCAGTCAGGACTCTCCACTTGGCTCTGTTCCTCAGCACTCCCCCTCTGATATGTTGAACAGAAATCCCTCACCCACACCG TTCCTCACTCAGCCTGCACCGTCACTGCTTAATGCACCCGAGTCCTCTTCTCCAAAAAACTTGACCAATGGAACTTCAATTGTTGCATGTGCTCGTCCTCCTACAGCATCTGCCAAA TCCCAGTCAAAGTCTAGTGCTGATCGTTCTATTCAGCGGACTAAGAAGCCTAAAGAGAACAAACCTAAGGTGAAGAAGCTCAAATATCACCAGTACATTCCTCCTGATCAGAAGAATGACCGTGAGCCCCCACCCCAGCTGGATTCATCTTATGCCAAGATCCTCCACCAACAGCAACTCTTCCTCCAACTCCAGATCATCAGCCAGCAGCAACAGCACTACAACTATCACACCATTTTACCTGCTCCACCAAA ACTTCCTTctgaacagcagcagcagcagcaacacacAGCCAATTCTGGCCCTTCCCCATCTAGATCAGTTTCCACATCTGTTGCCACATCCACTCAAAATGGAGCTAATCGTTCAAACCAGCCTGTGGCAGTAGGGGCCAAGCCAGGAGTATTGCCTGCAAACTTGGATGAATTTAAA gttgCAGAGCTTAAACAGGAGCTGAAACTTAGGGGTTTGACTGTATCTGGCACTAAGAACGACCTCATAGAGAGACTGAAGAACTACCAGGAACAGAATGGTGGTGGAGCAGTAGCAACAGTAGGCTCTGGACCTGTGAAAACAATTCAAGTTCCACCTCAGGAAGTAGCTCAGCCCTCCACCTCTGTCCCTGGTACACACCAATATAAAGACACCACTGGGAAGGTGGCAGCCTATCAAGTGGCAGTGAGCAGTGGCATCCAATCTGTAGCCCTGCCCCAAATCACACGCTTCAACAGTACGAGCTCTTCCCCTCCTGTGTCTCCTACACCATCTGAACGCTCAGTGGCTGGAATGAGTGCTGATGAGACCAGCTGTAATGGGGATGTGTTTGGAGAAAtg GTCAGCTCACCGCTCACTCAGCTAAGTCTGCACCAATCCTCAGAGCATCCATCCCCTATTAAAGAGGAGCCTCTTGGGCAGTCAACATGCTGTATGTTCCAACCCAATGCTGTCACTTCTTCAGATTCTCCGCCTCAGGAGCCTCCAATAGCAGCCGCACTGGCACCGTCAGCACTACTGCTGGACAAAGACCAGATGCTGCAAGAGAAGGATAAGCAAATTCAGCAGCTTACACGCATGCTAAGGCAGAAACAGCAGCTTGTGGAGACGCTGCGCTCACAGCTTGAACAGGGCAAACGTGGATCAACCGTTGAGGGAATGGACATAACAGTTAAGGCAGAAGGAGTAGCCCTGGCCAACAGAGAGGGTGTGAAGATTAAAGAGGAAGCAAAGGAGGACATGGAGATCTCTGCAGAGCCACAGGCACAACCACAGAGAAAGATACAAACACAATGTTCTCAGCAGACACTGCTCAAACTGCAGCAGATCCATCGGctgcagcaacagcagcaaatACAGCCAGAGCAGTCGAAACAGCAGCAGCCACCGGCACTCCAACAACAGAAGCTGCAGCAGCTCATTATTCAGCAGAGCAAGCAAAAACAGCTACAGGCCAATCAAAAGAAGCAGCAGAGGCCTCAAAAACTGCAGCAGCAGAAACAACAGCAGTCACAGACACAACAG gTATCCCAAGTGATTGTCAACCAACAAACTGGCACTCAAGTAACCACATCGTTCCCACTGGATCTTCTTAAAGCTCATCCAGCACCCACTCTTGTCACTGATGGCAATGGCAATCATTACCTCATTGCACTTACCAATAACAGTGTGGATAACCGGAACAGTGAATCTCCACAAAGTAAACCCAATGGACGCATCACCCTACAG agaatgcAATCATCCCCTGTCAAGCTCCCCAGCGAATCAGATAAAGAGGTTGTTCATCCTGTAAACAAATCCCGACAGTCCCCACAAACTGCTTCTGTCAAACAGTCCACTTCAAAA GTACAAAAGGCAGGACTACACTTACAAACTCCATTTGTTCAGGAGTCAAGTCAGTCAGTGACAGCCCCACCCAGTCTTCATCCTTTTTTCCACAGTGAAGAGCCCCACCCTCTCATCGAGCCTAGCTCCCCTCATTCACTCAAG GAGAATGGTTCCAACAATCACCATATAGACGATTTGTTTGACATTCTCATTAAAAGTGGAG AAATCTCAGCAGGATTCAAGGCCAATCCAGACCCTTCTCTCTCAGAGCTGCACTCCAACCCCCCCTCTCCTCCAGAATCCCCACTTCATCTATCCCCACCCACTCCTCCAGCTGACCCCACCCCTACTGATCAGCCTTCTGACACACAGCATCGGTCCTACTCAGGCAGCGGGCGTCTGGAGGACTTCCTGGAGAGCACCACGGGATCACCACTGCTTGGCGTGGAACCTGGTGGTCCAATGGCGCTGATTGACGACCTCTACAACCAAATGCTGAGCACTTCTAGTATTCTTGATCATCCCCATTCCCCAATGGACACCAGTGAGCTGAGATTCTCCCCTCATCCTACCAGCCTGGACTTTGAAGACCCTATGCATGATGGCATGGATTGGCTGGACTTGTCCATGGGAGGAGGGAGCAGCACAGGAGGGACAATCCTAGTTCCTCTGAGTTCACACACTCCTCCCAGTGTTTTCTCAGCAGACTTTTTGGACAGTTCAGACCTGCAGCTCCACTGGGATTCTTGTTTGTAG
- the mrtfab gene encoding myocardin related transcription factor Ab isoform X1: MMVSASASGTASSPQSEAVTSELQELSLQSVPSLLPLSERKNVLQIKLQQRRTREELVSQGIMPPLKSPAAFHEQRKSLERARTEDYLKRKIRSRPERSELVRMHILEETSVEPSLQAKQLKLKRARLADDLNDKISHRPGPIELIHKNILPVPALLDSGSPKGENSSMDEDSSDGLSPEQPGSQDSPLGSVPQHSPSDMLNRNPSPTPFLTQPAPSLLNAPESSSPKNLTNGTSIVACARPPTASAKSQSKSSADRSIQRTKKPKENKPKVKKLKYHQYIPPDQKNDREPPPQLDSSYAKILHQQQLFLQLQIISQQQQHYNYHTILPAPPKLPSEQQQQQQHTANSGPSPSRSVSTSVATSTQNGANRSNQPVAVGAKPGVLPANLDEFKVAELKQELKLRGLTVSGTKNDLIERLKNYQEQNGGGAVATVGSGPVKTIQVPPQEVAQPSTSVPGTHQYKDTTGKVAAYQVAVSSGIQSVALPQITRFNSTSSSPPVSPTPSERSVAGMSADETSCNGDVFGEMVSSPLTQLSLHQSSEHPSPIKEEPLGQSTCCMFQPNAVTSSDSPPQEPPIAAALAPSALLLDKDQMLQEKDKQIQQLTRMLRQKQQLVETLRSQLEQGKRGSTVEGMDITVKAEGVALANREGVKIKEEAKEDMEISAEPQAQPQRKIQTQCSQQTLLKLQQIHRLQQQQQIQPEQSKQQQPPALQQQKLQQLIIQQSKQKQLQANQKKQQRPQKLQQQKQQQSQTQQVSQVIVNQQTGTQVTTSFPLDLLKAHPAPTLVTDGNGNHYLIALTNNSVDNRNSESPQSKPNGRITLQRMQSSPVKLPSESDKEVVHPVNKSRQSPQTASVKQSTSKVQKAGLHLQTPFVQESSQSVTAPPSLHPFFHSEEPHPLIEPSSPHSLKGEVCPSFDRHTLFTPPSPKPESHNLHHVKENGSNNHHIDDLFDILIKSGEISAGFKANPDPSLSELHSNPPSPPESPLHLSPPTPPADPTPTDQPSDTQHRSYSGSGRLEDFLESTTGSPLLGVEPGGPMALIDDLYNQMLSTSSILDHPHSPMDTSELRFSPHPTSLDFEDPMHDGMDWLDLSMGGGSSTGGTILVPLSSHTPPSVFSADFLDSSDLQLHWDSCL; this comes from the exons TCCTCCAAATCAAACTACAGCAGAGGAGGACACGGGAGGAGCTTGTCAGCCAAGGAATCATGCCGC CACTAAAGAGTCCTGCTGCTTTTCATGAGCAGAGAAAAAGCCTCGAGAGAGCACGG aCTGAGGACTATTTAAAGAGAAAGATCAGGAGCAGGCCAGAGAGGTCAGAACTGGTGAGGATGCACATACTAGAGG AGACATCAGTGGAGCCCTCTCTGCAGGCCAAACAACTGAAACTAAAGAGAGCTCGCCTCGCGGATGACCTCAATGACAAAATCTCTCATCGGCCAGGCCCTATTGAGCTCATCCACAAGAACATCCTGCCAGTGCCTGCACTCTTAG atTCAGGTTCTCCAAAGGGTGAAAATTCCTCAATGGATGAGGACAGCAGTGATGGCCTATCTCCTGAACAGCCAGGCAGTCAGGACTCTCCACTTGGCTCTGTTCCTCAGCACTCCCCCTCTGATATGTTGAACAGAAATCCCTCACCCACACCG TTCCTCACTCAGCCTGCACCGTCACTGCTTAATGCACCCGAGTCCTCTTCTCCAAAAAACTTGACCAATGGAACTTCAATTGTTGCATGTGCTCGTCCTCCTACAGCATCTGCCAAA TCCCAGTCAAAGTCTAGTGCTGATCGTTCTATTCAGCGGACTAAGAAGCCTAAAGAGAACAAACCTAAGGTGAAGAAGCTCAAATATCACCAGTACATTCCTCCTGATCAGAAGAATGACCGTGAGCCCCCACCCCAGCTGGATTCATCTTATGCCAAGATCCTCCACCAACAGCAACTCTTCCTCCAACTCCAGATCATCAGCCAGCAGCAACAGCACTACAACTATCACACCATTTTACCTGCTCCACCAAA ACTTCCTTctgaacagcagcagcagcagcaacacacAGCCAATTCTGGCCCTTCCCCATCTAGATCAGTTTCCACATCTGTTGCCACATCCACTCAAAATGGAGCTAATCGTTCAAACCAGCCTGTGGCAGTAGGGGCCAAGCCAGGAGTATTGCCTGCAAACTTGGATGAATTTAAA gttgCAGAGCTTAAACAGGAGCTGAAACTTAGGGGTTTGACTGTATCTGGCACTAAGAACGACCTCATAGAGAGACTGAAGAACTACCAGGAACAGAATGGTGGTGGAGCAGTAGCAACAGTAGGCTCTGGACCTGTGAAAACAATTCAAGTTCCACCTCAGGAAGTAGCTCAGCCCTCCACCTCTGTCCCTGGTACACACCAATATAAAGACACCACTGGGAAGGTGGCAGCCTATCAAGTGGCAGTGAGCAGTGGCATCCAATCTGTAGCCCTGCCCCAAATCACACGCTTCAACAGTACGAGCTCTTCCCCTCCTGTGTCTCCTACACCATCTGAACGCTCAGTGGCTGGAATGAGTGCTGATGAGACCAGCTGTAATGGGGATGTGTTTGGAGAAAtg GTCAGCTCACCGCTCACTCAGCTAAGTCTGCACCAATCCTCAGAGCATCCATCCCCTATTAAAGAGGAGCCTCTTGGGCAGTCAACATGCTGTATGTTCCAACCCAATGCTGTCACTTCTTCAGATTCTCCGCCTCAGGAGCCTCCAATAGCAGCCGCACTGGCACCGTCAGCACTACTGCTGGACAAAGACCAGATGCTGCAAGAGAAGGATAAGCAAATTCAGCAGCTTACACGCATGCTAAGGCAGAAACAGCAGCTTGTGGAGACGCTGCGCTCACAGCTTGAACAGGGCAAACGTGGATCAACCGTTGAGGGAATGGACATAACAGTTAAGGCAGAAGGAGTAGCCCTGGCCAACAGAGAGGGTGTGAAGATTAAAGAGGAAGCAAAGGAGGACATGGAGATCTCTGCAGAGCCACAGGCACAACCACAGAGAAAGATACAAACACAATGTTCTCAGCAGACACTGCTCAAACTGCAGCAGATCCATCGGctgcagcaacagcagcaaatACAGCCAGAGCAGTCGAAACAGCAGCAGCCACCGGCACTCCAACAACAGAAGCTGCAGCAGCTCATTATTCAGCAGAGCAAGCAAAAACAGCTACAGGCCAATCAAAAGAAGCAGCAGAGGCCTCAAAAACTGCAGCAGCAGAAACAACAGCAGTCACAGACACAACAG gTATCCCAAGTGATTGTCAACCAACAAACTGGCACTCAAGTAACCACATCGTTCCCACTGGATCTTCTTAAAGCTCATCCAGCACCCACTCTTGTCACTGATGGCAATGGCAATCATTACCTCATTGCACTTACCAATAACAGTGTGGATAACCGGAACAGTGAATCTCCACAAAGTAAACCCAATGGACGCATCACCCTACAG agaatgcAATCATCCCCTGTCAAGCTCCCCAGCGAATCAGATAAAGAGGTTGTTCATCCTGTAAACAAATCCCGACAGTCCCCACAAACTGCTTCTGTCAAACAGTCCACTTCAAAA GTACAAAAGGCAGGACTACACTTACAAACTCCATTTGTTCAGGAGTCAAGTCAGTCAGTGACAGCCCCACCCAGTCTTCATCCTTTTTTCCACAGTGAAGAGCCCCACCCTCTCATCGAGCCTAGCTCCCCTCATTCACTCAAG GGAGAAGTGTGTCCAAGCTTTGACCGACACACTTTATTTACTCCTCCATCTCCAAAACCGGAATCCCATAACCTTCATCATGTCAAA GAGAATGGTTCCAACAATCACCATATAGACGATTTGTTTGACATTCTCATTAAAAGTGGAG AAATCTCAGCAGGATTCAAGGCCAATCCAGACCCTTCTCTCTCAGAGCTGCACTCCAACCCCCCCTCTCCTCCAGAATCCCCACTTCATCTATCCCCACCCACTCCTCCAGCTGACCCCACCCCTACTGATCAGCCTTCTGACACACAGCATCGGTCCTACTCAGGCAGCGGGCGTCTGGAGGACTTCCTGGAGAGCACCACGGGATCACCACTGCTTGGCGTGGAACCTGGTGGTCCAATGGCGCTGATTGACGACCTCTACAACCAAATGCTGAGCACTTCTAGTATTCTTGATCATCCCCATTCCCCAATGGACACCAGTGAGCTGAGATTCTCCCCTCATCCTACCAGCCTGGACTTTGAAGACCCTATGCATGATGGCATGGATTGGCTGGACTTGTCCATGGGAGGAGGGAGCAGCACAGGAGGGACAATCCTAGTTCCTCTGAGTTCACACACTCCTCCCAGTGTTTTCTCAGCAGACTTTTTGGACAGTTCAGACCTGCAGCTCCACTGGGATTCTTGTTTGTAG